The genomic stretch GCGAGGTCGGGGTCCTGCCCCGGACCCACGGCTCCGCGCTCTTCACCCGGGGCGAGACCCAAGCCCTGGTAACCACGACCCTGGGCACCGGCCAGGACGAGCAGATCATCGACGCGCTGGAAGGCGAGTACCGGGAAAACTTCATGCTGCACTACAACTTCCCGCCCTATTCGGTCGGCGAAGCGCGGCGCATGGCGCCTCCGGGCCGGCGCGAGGTCGGACACGGCAAGCTGGCCTGGCGGGCGATCCGGCCGGTGCTGCCCTCGAAGGAGGACTTCCCCTACACCATCCGGGTGGTCTCCGAGGTCACCGAGTCGAACGGCTCGTCCTCCATGGCCACGGTCTGCGGCTCCTCGCTGGCCATGATGGACTCCGGCGTGCCTCTGCCCCGGCCGATCGCCGGCATCGCCATGGGGCTGATCAAGGAGGGCGAGGATTTCGCCGTGATCTCCGACATCCTGGGCGACGAGGATCACCTCGGCGACATGGACTTCAAGGTCGCGGGCACCGAGGACGGCATCACCTCGCTGCAGATGGACATCAAGATCACCTCGATCACGCCGGAGATCATGCAGATCGCCCTGAAGCAGGCGCGCGACGGCCGGCTGCACATCCTGGGCGAGATGGCCAAGGCGATCGACAGCGCGCGCGAGGGCGTATCGGAGAACGCGCCGCGCATCACCGTGATCACGATCCCGAAGGACAAGATCCGCGAGGTGATCGGCACCGGCGGCAAGGTGATCCGCGAGATCACCGAGACGACCGGCGCCAAGATCGACATCGAGGACGACGGCACCATCAAGGTGGCGGCGGTCGACCAGGACCAGGCCCAGGCCGCGATCGACTGGATCACCTCCATCACGGCGGAGCCGGAACAGGGCAAGATCTACCAGGGCAAGGTGGTGAAGGTCGTCGACTTCGGCGCCTTCGTGAACTTCCTCGGCCCGCGCGACGGTCTGGTCCATATCAGCGAGCTCGCCCCCCGGCGGGTCAAGACCGTCGGCGACGTCGTCAAGGAAGGCGATGTGGTCAAGGTCAAGTGCATCGGGATCGACGACCGGGGCAAGGTCAAGCTGTCCATGCGCGCGGTCGATCAGGAGACCGGCGAGGACCTGCAGGCCGAGGCCAGCTGATCCGCGGCGGAGCGGAAGCGGCTCCAAGGACTCCAACGGTGTCGCCGCGGCTGCCCAGGCTCATGGGACATCGCGGCGCCGCCGGGGTCGCGCCGGAGAACACTCTGGCCTCGATCCGGGCGGCGCGGGACGAAGGCATGTCCTGGATCGAGGTCGACGTCATGCTGACCGGCGACGGCCGCCCCGTGATCTTTCACGATGACAGCCTGCGGCGCACCACCGGTGTCGACACGCCCATGGCCGAGACTTCTTACGACCGCCTGGCGGCGCTCGACGCCGGGAGCTGGTTCGGCACTGGTTTTGCCGGGCAGAGAGTCCCGACCCTCGAAGCGGCGATGGAGCTGGCTCTGGATCTGGGCCTGGGCGTCAACATCGAGATCAAGCCCACGCCGGGCCGCGACGTCGAGACCGCCGAGATCGTGCTGCGCGCCTCGTCGGATATCTGGCCGTCCGACCGCCCGCCGCCCCTCGTCAGCAGCTTCAGCACCATGAGCCTGGCGGCCGCGCGCGTGTTGCAGCCCGACTGGCCGCGCGGGCTCCTGGTGCGGGGCCTGCCGAATGGCTGGCGCAGACAGGTCGAGGCCCTGGGCTGTGTGTCGGTTCATCTCGGCAACAAGCTGGTCAACCGCTTCGCCGTCCGGCGGGTCAAGGAGGCCGGTTACCTGGTCGCGGTCTACACGGTCAACAACGCGCGCCGCGCCCGGCGATTCCTGTCCTGGGGCGTGGACTGTGTGATCACGGACTACCCTGGCCAGCTTGCAGCGGCGCTGACGGATTAGGTCGGGGAGCGGGCGTTAACCCTAACCGTCGCCGACCGAGTTGGGCGAGGGAATCCCGATCACGTGGTAGCCGCCGTCGACGTAGTGCACCTCGCCGGTCACGCCCTTGGACAGGTCGGACAGCAGATAGAGCCCGGCCGCGCCGACTTCGCCCAGATCGACGTTGCGCCTCAGCGGCGCGTTGCGCTTGGTCCAGCCGAACACGAAGCGCGCGTCGGCGATCGCCGAGCCGGCCAGCGTGCGCATCGGGCCGGCGGAGATGGCGTTGACCCGCACCCCCTCGGTGCCGAGGTCGGCTGCGAGGTAACGGACGCTGGATTCCAGGGCCGCCTTGGCCACGCCCATGACGTTGTAGTTCGGGGTGACCCGTTCCGCGCCGAGGTAGGTCAGGGTCACCATGCTGCCGCCGTTGGTCATCAGCCGCTGTGCCCGCTGCGCCAAAGCGGTGAAGGAGTAGCAGGAGATCGAGAGAGTCCGCGCGAAGTTGTCGCGCGTGGTGTCCAGATAGCGGCCCTTAAGCTCTTCCTTGTCCGAGTAGGCGATGGCATGGACGACAAAATCGAGGCTTTCCCAGGCCTTCCCGACGGCGTCGAACAGCTCGTCGATGTCCTCGTCGTTCTCCACGTCGCAGGGCAGGACCAGGTTCGAGTCGAGCGAGGCGGCGAGCGGCCGCACCCGCTTTGCGAAGGGTTCGCCCTGATAGGTGAAGGCCAGTTCGGCCCCGGCCTCACGCAGCTTTGTCGCGACTCCCCAAGCAATTGAATGATCGTTCGCGACGCCCATCACGATGCCGCGCTTACCACTCATGAGTTTCGAATTTCCGACCACCCTGACACCTAACCCTTGGTCCGTCTCATCGGACCGATCTCTTCGAGAGGAACCCAATCGCTGAGTGCCTGCCGCCTGGGCGCGTATCTTGCCCGGCTGTCACCGGGTGCGACGGTCCGCCCTAGCCGTCGTAGCGCTTGAACGCCAAGGAGGCGTTGGTGCCGCCGAAGCCGAAGCTGTTCGACATGACGCAGCTGAGGTCCACGTCGTCCTGACGCTCGAGCACGATCGGCATGCCCTCGGCCTCCGGGTCCAGCTCCTCGATGTTCGCCGAGGCGGCGACGAAGCCTTCGTCCATCATGAGCAGCGAATAGATCGCCTCGTTGACGCCCGCCGCCCCGAGCGCATGGCCGGTCAGAGACTTGGTCGAGTTGATCCGCGGCAGGTCGGCGCCGAAGACTTCCTTGATCGCCTTGAGCTCGACGCTATCGCCGATCGGCGTGGAGGTGCCGTGGGTATTGATGTAGTTGACCGGCGTGTTACCGAGGCTCTCGATCGCGAGCCGCATGCAGCGCACCGCCCCCTCGCCGGAGGGCTGGACCATGTCGTAGCCGTCGGAGGTGGCCCCGTAGCCGGCGACCTCGGCGTAGATCTTGGCGCCGCGCGCCAGCGCGTGCTCCAGCTCCTCGAGCACGACGACGCCGCCGCCGCCCGAGATGACGAAGCCGTCGCGGCCCGTGTCGAAGGCGCGCGAGGCCCGCTCGGGCGTGTCGTTGTACCTCGACGACAGCGCCGGCATGGCGTCGAACAGCATGGTCGCGGTCCAATAGAGCTCCTCGCCGCCACCGGCGAAGACAATGTCCTGCTTGCCCCACTGGATCAGCTCGGCACCGTTGCCGATGCAGTGCGCGCTGGTCGCGCAGGCCGAGGTGATCGAGTAGTTGACGCCCTTGATCTTGAAGGGCGTGGCCAGGGTCGCCGAATTGGTGTTGGCCATGATGCGCGGCACCATGAAGGGGCCGACGCGCCGCGGCGACTTGTCCTTGGCGATCTGGTAGGCGTTGGTCATGTCCTTGGTCGAGGTGCCGCCGGTGCCCATGACGATACCGGTGCGCTCGTGGGAGACCTCGGTCTCGTCCAGGCCGGAATCCGCGATGGCTTCCTGCATGGCCAAGTAGTTGAAGGCCGCGCCGTCGCCCATGAAGCGGCGCAGCTTGCGGTCGAGGACGGAATCAATGTCCAGCTTGATCGTTCCGCAGACGTGGCTGCGGAAGCCGAGTTCGGCGTACTCTTCGCAGTACTCGACGCCCGAACGCCCGGAACGGAGCGATTCGGTCACTTCCTGCTTGTTATTGCCGATACTGGAGACGATCCCGATACCGGTCACGACGACACGCCGCATGGCACCTTCCTAAGCCGGTTTCGGAGCGGTGAAGAGTCCGACCTTAAGATCCTTGGCTTCGTAAACGGGCTCGCCGTCCACCGTCATGCTGCCGTCGGCGATCCCGAGCACGAGCTTGCGCATGATCACGCGCTTCACGTTCAACTGGTAGATGACGCGCTTTGCGGTGGGCAGCACCTGTCCGGCCAGCTTGACCTCGCCGACGCCGAGCGCGCGGCCCCGTCCCGGGGCGCCGAGCCAGCCGAGGAAGAAGCCGACCAGTTGCCAGAGCGCATCGAGGCCGAGACAGCCCGGCATGACCGGATCGTTCTCGAAGTGGCAGCCGAAGAACCAGAGGCCCGGCTTGATATCGAGCTCGGCGATGATCTCGCCCTTGCCGTGCTCGCCGCCGTCGTCGTTGATCCGGACGATGCGGTCGACCATCAGCATAGGCGGTAGGGGCAGTTGCGCGTTCCCGGGACCGAACAGCTTCCCGTGGGCGCAATCGATGAGTTCTTCGTAGCTGAAACAGTACTTGCGATTCGACACAGGTCTTTGCTCTAGGCTCCAAAAAGACAGCAACAGCAATAACATGCCATCGCTGCCCGATACTGCTGCCGACGGGAATATAACATCAAGGCTGTCCGGTGCAAGCGGGCGCCGAGCGCCTGACGTGGCGCGCCCGGGAATCCTGCGCGGAGCGGGGTTTCCCTTAAGATTTTATAGATATTCCAAAACACATCGCAATGGACTGATTTTTATGATTGAAATTCCAGGCATCATGGATCATGTTACGGACATGGCTACGGAACGAACATTCAGCGTCGTGATTGACCGCCTCCAGCAGGCGGGTCTCCGGCCGACGCGTCAGCGCTTGGCCCTGTCGCGGCTGCTGTTCGAGCAGGGCGACCGGCATCTGACGGCCGAACAGCTCCACAGCGAGGCGATCGGGGCCAACGTCAGGGTCTCGCTGGCCACCGTCTACAACACGCTGCACCAGTTCACCAAGGCGGGGCTGCTGCGCGAGGTGGTGGTCGAGGCGGGCCGGTCCTACTTCGATACCAACGTCAGCGACCATCATCACTTTTATTTCGAGGGCCGCTGCCAGCTGGTCGATATCCCGGAGCATGCGGTCAAGCTGGCCGAGATGCCGACCCCGCCGGAGGGCACGCGCCTGAGCCGCGTGGACGTGATAATCCGCGTCTCGGACCAGTAGGTTACATATAAAATTCAGGTTCTTAAGAACGATTCTCGAATCGTTCTAAATTGTTGACAAGCGTGCCAGTGTGAACTAGTACGTGCCTGCAGACGCCTGGGATCCTTTCCGGGCGCGAAAAGACGGCGCCGCGGTCGCCGCGCCGCCCCATTTACTTCAAATCGTGAGAGGGAGAGCGATGCCTAATCTTAAGAACTCCAAGACCGAGCAGAACCTGAAGGACGCATTCTCCGGCGAGAGCCAGGCCAACCGCCGGTATCTCTACTTCGCGCAGAAGGCCGACGTCGAAGGTTACAACGACGTTGCTGCGGTGTTCCGTTCGACCGCCGAGGGTGAGACCGGCCACGCCCACGGGCACCTGCAGTACCTCGAGGAAGTCGGCGACCCCGCCACTGGCGAGCCGATCGGCGCGACCTCCGAGAACCTCAAGGCGGCGATCGCCGGCGAGACCCACGAGTACACCGACATGTACCCGGGCATGGCCCGCACCGCGCGGGAAGAGGGCTTCGAGGAGATTGCCGACTGGTTCGAGACCCTGGCGAAGGCTGAGAAGAGCCACGCCGGACGGTTCCAGAAGGCCCTGGACACGATGGACAGCTGAACCGATCCCGTCGGACTGTCTTTCGCATGCTGGCGCGAGGTCTTTTCGGCCTCGCGTTCCAGCGCCATGTTGACTTACCCTGACGCAGTGCCGCCCGTCAGCCCGCCCTAGCGGGTAAGGGTCGAGCGACGCAGCCTTAATCACCGCGGGCTCGGTCGCATAGCGTTTCCGCGTCCGCAAAACCCGTGAGGAGAGATCATGCGCGAGGGCAGCCTCGACGCGCCGACGCGTCATCCCATCGCCTGGCAGGACCCCGATTTCACCGACCCCGAAAAGATAGATGCCGAGCTGCGCCGCGTCTTCGACATCTGCCACGGCTGCCGGCGCTGTTTTAATCTCTGCGATTCCTTTCCGCGCCTATTCGACCTGATCGACGAGTCCGAGAGCGGCGAGCTCGATTCGGTCGACTCGAAGGACTTCAAGCCGGTCGTCGACGCCTGCACGCTGTGCGACATGTGCTTCCTGACCAAATGCCCCTACGTGCCGCCGCACGAGTTCGACCTGGATTTCCCGCATCTCATGCTGCGTTACCGGGCGGCCGAGCTGGCCCGCGGCGAGATACCCCGGGCCCATCGCGAGCTGACCAAGACCGACCGCAACGGCCGCATGGGCCTGTTCGGCGCCGGGCTGGCCAACTGGGCCGGCAAGACCTCGAACAGCCTGACCCGGGGCGTCATGGAGAGCGTCGCCGGGGTCGACCCGCAGGCGGAGCTGCCCCAATTCCACGGCCTGACCTTCGAGTTGCGCGCGCGCGGCGAGGCCGCCGAGGTCAACCGCGACGCGCCAGCCTTCGGGCGGAAGGCGGCGCTCTACGCCACCTGCTTCGTCAACTACAACAACCCCGACATCGGATCGGCGGCGCGCGCGGTCCTGACGCACAACGGAGTCGAGACCGAGGTGGTCTATCCCTCGTGCTGCGGCATGCCCCAGCTCGAGCAGGGCGACCTGGCCAAGGTCGCCGCGACGGCGAAGCGCGTCGCCAAGGAGCTCGGCGCCTGGATCGACCAGGGCTACGACATCGTTGCGCCGGTGCCGTCCTGCGCGCTGATGCTGAAATTCGAGTGGCCGTTGATCGTGCCGGACGACCCGGCGGTCAAGCGTCTCGCCGAGGCGACCTTCGACATCAGCGAATACGTGGTCGGCATCGCCAAGAAGGAGGGGCTGGCCGACGGACTGCGCCCGCTGCCCGGCGGCGTGACGGTCCACCTCGCGTGCCACTCCCGGGCCCAGAACATGGGCCAGAAGGCGGCGGAACTCCTGCGGCTCGTCCCGGACACGGAGGTCCAGGTGGTCGAGCGCTGCTCGGGCCACGGCGGCTCCTGGGGCATCATGAAGGACAATTTCGATACCGCGCTCAAGGTCGGCAAGCCGGTCGTTCGGCAGGTCGCCCAGGCCGGCAAGGCTTTCCTGGCGTCCGAGTGCCCGCTGGCCGGCTCCCACATCATCCAGGGCCTGGAGCGCCTGAACGGCGAGGACGAGAGCCCTCGGCCGAAGACCTCCGCCCACCCGATCGAACTCTTCGCCCGCGCCTACGGCCTGGCAGAATAGGGAAGACTGAGACCATGAAACGCGAGATCAAGCGCGATGATATCCTCTCCATGGACCGCTACGCCGGCGAGCGCAAGCAGCTCAAGGAGAAACTGGTCGCCATGAAACGCAATCGCCGGGTCGAGGTCGGCCCGGTCTGCACCTTCTACTTCGAGAACTACGAGACCATGTGGCACCAGGTCCACGAGATGCTCTACATCGAGAAGGGCGGCGAAGAGCAGATCCCCGACGAGCTCGCGGCCTACAATCCCCTGATCCCCAACGGCCGCGAACTGGTCGCCACGGTCATGTTCGAGATCGACGATCCGGTCCGCCGGGAGAACTTCCTGGCCGGGCTGGGCGGAGTCGAGGAAACCGCCTACCTGCAGATCGGCGACACGACGGTCGACGGCAAGCCCGAGGAGGACGTCGACCGGACGAGCGCGGACGGCAAGGCCTCGTCGGTCCAGT from Kiloniellales bacterium encodes the following:
- the ugpQ gene encoding glycerophosphodiester phosphodiesterase, translated to MSPRLPRLMGHRGAAGVAPENTLASIRAARDEGMSWIEVDVMLTGDGRPVIFHDDSLRRTTGVDTPMAETSYDRLAALDAGSWFGTGFAGQRVPTLEAAMELALDLGLGVNIEIKPTPGRDVETAEIVLRASSDIWPSDRPPPLVSSFSTMSLAAARVLQPDWPRGLLVRGLPNGWRRQVEALGCVSVHLGNKLVNRFAVRRVKEAGYLVAVYTVNNARRARRFLSWGVDCVITDYPGQLAAALTD
- the fabB gene encoding beta-ketoacyl-ACP synthase I — protein: MRRVVVTGIGIVSSIGNNKQEVTESLRSGRSGVEYCEEYAELGFRSHVCGTIKLDIDSVLDRKLRRFMGDGAAFNYLAMQEAIADSGLDETEVSHERTGIVMGTGGTSTKDMTNAYQIAKDKSPRRVGPFMVPRIMANTNSATLATPFKIKGVNYSITSACATSAHCIGNGAELIQWGKQDIVFAGGGEELYWTATMLFDAMPALSSRYNDTPERASRAFDTGRDGFVISGGGGVVVLEELEHALARGAKIYAEVAGYGATSDGYDMVQPSGEGAVRCMRLAIESLGNTPVNYINTHGTSTPIGDSVELKAIKEVFGADLPRINSTKSLTGHALGAAGVNEAIYSLLMMDEGFVAASANIEELDPEAEGMPIVLERQDDVDLSCVMSNSFGFGGTNASLAFKRYDG
- a CDS encoding rubrerythrin family protein, with product MPNLKNSKTEQNLKDAFSGESQANRRYLYFAQKADVEGYNDVAAVFRSTAEGETGHAHGHLQYLEEVGDPATGEPIGATSENLKAAIAGETHEYTDMYPGMARTAREEGFEEIADWFETLAKAEKSHAGRFQKALDTMDS
- a CDS encoding Fur family transcriptional regulator — encoded protein: MDHVTDMATERTFSVVIDRLQQAGLRPTRQRLALSRLLFEQGDRHLTAEQLHSEAIGANVRVSLATVYNTLHQFTKAGLLREVVVEAGRSYFDTNVSDHHHFYFEGRCQLVDIPEHAVKLAEMPTPPEGTRLSRVDVIIRVSDQ
- the fabA gene encoding bifunctional 3-hydroxydecanoyl-ACP dehydratase/trans-2-decenoyl-ACP isomerase is translated as MSNRKYCFSYEELIDCAHGKLFGPGNAQLPLPPMLMVDRIVRINDDGGEHGKGEIIAELDIKPGLWFFGCHFENDPVMPGCLGLDALWQLVGFFLGWLGAPGRGRALGVGEVKLAGQVLPTAKRVIYQLNVKRVIMRKLVLGIADGSMTVDGEPVYEAKDLKVGLFTAPKPA
- a CDS encoding heterodisulfide reductase-related iron-sulfur binding cluster translates to MREGSLDAPTRHPIAWQDPDFTDPEKIDAELRRVFDICHGCRRCFNLCDSFPRLFDLIDESESGELDSVDSKDFKPVVDACTLCDMCFLTKCPYVPPHEFDLDFPHLMLRYRAAELARGEIPRAHRELTKTDRNGRMGLFGAGLANWAGKTSNSLTRGVMESVAGVDPQAELPQFHGLTFELRARGEAAEVNRDAPAFGRKAALYATCFVNYNNPDIGSAARAVLTHNGVETEVVYPSCCGMPQLEQGDLAKVAATAKRVAKELGAWIDQGYDIVAPVPSCALMLKFEWPLIVPDDPAVKRLAEATFDISEYVVGIAKKEGLADGLRPLPGGVTVHLACHSRAQNMGQKAAELLRLVPDTEVQVVERCSGHGGSWGIMKDNFDTALKVGKPVVRQVAQAGKAFLASECPLAGSHIIQGLERLNGEDESPRPKTSAHPIELFARAYGLAE
- a CDS encoding DUF3501 family protein, which gives rise to MKREIKRDDILSMDRYAGERKQLKEKLVAMKRNRRVEVGPVCTFYFENYETMWHQVHEMLYIEKGGEEQIPDELAAYNPLIPNGRELVATVMFEIDDPVRRENFLAGLGGVEETAYLQIGDTTVDGKPEEDVDRTSADGKASSVQFIHFPFTEEQAAAFRAAGAAVTLGFRHPSYGHMARLTEDVRQALASDFD
- the pnp gene encoding polyribonucleotide nucleotidyltransferase, with the protein product MFEIHRKELDWGGRKLVLETGRIARQADGAVLATYGDTIVLCTAVGAKEEREGIDFFPLTVNYQEKTFAAGKIPGGFFKREGRPSEKETLTSRLIDRPIRPLFAKGYKNETQIVCTVLSHDLENDPDVVAMVGTSAALTISGIPFLGPIGGCRVGFRDGEYLLNPTPQDLETSQLDLVLAATHDGVLMVESEAHELSEEVMLGAVTFGHEQMRPVIDAIIDLAEACAKEPWQVPEPPAEVETLRTKLDAQVSDRLKTAYQEPDKGKRHEKVAEVKASAVEIVGEDEAEAAVLSGVFKNLESDVVRGAILATGKRIDGRGTADVRPIVCEVGVLPRTHGSALFTRGETQALVTTTLGTGQDEQIIDALEGEYRENFMLHYNFPPYSVGEARRMAPPGRREVGHGKLAWRAIRPVLPSKEDFPYTIRVVSEVTESNGSSSMATVCGSSLAMMDSGVPLPRPIAGIAMGLIKEGEDFAVISDILGDEDHLGDMDFKVAGTEDGITSLQMDIKITSITPEIMQIALKQARDGRLHILGEMAKAIDSAREGVSENAPRITVITIPKDKIREVIGTGGKVIREITETTGAKIDIEDDGTIKVAAVDQDQAQAAIDWITSITAEPEQGKIYQGKVVKVVDFGAFVNFLGPRDGLVHISELAPRRVKTVGDVVKEGDVVKVKCIGIDDRGKVKLSMRAVDQETGEDLQAEAS
- a CDS encoding SDR family oxidoreductase, giving the protein MSGKRGIVMGVANDHSIAWGVATKLREAGAELAFTYQGEPFAKRVRPLAASLDSNLVLPCDVENDEDIDELFDAVGKAWESLDFVVHAIAYSDKEELKGRYLDTTRDNFARTLSISCYSFTALAQRAQRLMTNGGSMVTLTYLGAERVTPNYNVMGVAKAALESSVRYLAADLGTEGVRVNAISAGPMRTLAGSAIADARFVFGWTKRNAPLRRNVDLGEVGAAGLYLLSDLSKGVTGEVHYVDGGYHVIGIPSPNSVGDG